The sequence GCCGGGGACGACCTCGGCGAGAACAAGTGCCGGACGCCGATCACCTCCAGTACGCCGATCGACTGCGTCGCCGGTGACCCGAACGGGTCCTCGACCGTCGTGCTGTTCGGCGACTCGCACGCCAACCAGTGGTTCAACGCCCTGGACGCGATCGCGAAGGAGTCGCACTGGCGGCTCGTCCCGTACACCAAGGGCGGGTGCCCACCGCCGTACTACCCGAACTTCTACCTGGACGAGCTCAAGCGGGTCTACACCGAGTGCTATGCCTGGCGGGACGCCGTGTTCGCGCGCATCGCGGCGCTGCGCCCGGGCCTGGTCGTGATCGGCTCGGAGGCGCGGGTTCAGGCGAAGGACGCCGGGCCCGGCGCGACGACCGATCTCGTCCGGACGCTGCGGGCTACCGGCGCGAAGGTCGCGTTCCTGGAGGACACGCCGTTCCCCGGCTTCCAGGTGCCGGACTGCCTGGCCAGCCACCCTTCGAACGTGACGTCCTGCATGGTGACCATCCAGAAGTCGAAGATCGCCGAGCCGCAGCGCGAGATCGAGGACCGCGGCGCGCTGGCCGGCGGCGCGACGCTGATCGACCCGTTGCCCTGGCTGTGCGTGCGCGACCAGTGCCCGCCGATCATCGGCAACGCCGTCGTCTACGCGGACAACAGCCATCTCACCGGCACGTACTCGACCCTGCTCGCGCCCTTCCTCGGCCCAGCCCTGCGGGCCGTCCTGCGATGACCGGGCCGACCCGGCCGGCGGGACGCGGGTACCAGGCCCGGACTCGCGGCTCGCGGCGCGACCGGATGGTCCGCGGCGTGACCCTGGTCGTGCTGCCCGCGCTCGCCGGGCTGGCCGCCTGCTCCGGCGGCCGGCCACAGGGCGGCCACGGTGGCTCGGCGCCGACGCCCGCGCCGACGGCGTCGCGCTCCGGGCCGGCCGCCGCCGACGAGCCGACCGCGCCGACCTCGCCGCTGGCCCGGTTCTTCGGGGACGACCTGGTCATGCGCTCCCGTGGCTCGTTCAACCTGGACAAGGTGCGCCTGGTCTCCAGCGGTGACCGGTGCGTGCCGACGTACCTGCGGGTCCGCTACCCGGCCGGCTCGGCCAGCCAGCTCTCGGTCCGCAACGAGGACGCGCCGACCGGTGGGGCCCAGGCCTACCTGCTGCTGAAGTCCGGCCCGACCGACATCCTGCATCTGAGCTACCGTGTCCGGTTCCCGGCCGGCTTCCAGTTCAACAAGGGCGGGAAACTGCCTGGACTATTCGGCGGCGACCACGTGGCGGGCGGCAACATCCCGGACGGCTCGAACGGCCTGTCCACCCGCTACATGTGGCGGGCCGGGGGCGCTGGCGAGGTGTACGCCTACCTACCGTCCTCGCAGGTGCACGGCACCAACATCGGCACCGGTAGCTGGAGTTTTCCGCCGGGTCAGTGGGTGACGATGCAGCAGCGGGTTCGTCTGAACACCCCGGGCCAGGCCGACGGGTCGATCACGGTCTGGATGGACGGCCGGCAGGCCCTTCGAGTCGACAACCTGCTGTTCCGGGACAGCGGGACGCTCCAGATCGACGGCCTGTTCTTCTCCACCTTCTTCGGCGGCGGCGACACCACCTGGGCAAGCCCCACCGACCAGTACGCCGACTTCGCCGACTTCCAGGTCTCCCCGAACTACATCAACGACACGATGCCCGCCGGGTGCGCGCCTCCGGGCCCGACGATCACCCCGAGCCTGTGGCCATCCAGCGAGACTTCCGACGGCTCAGGGCCAGACCAGTAGGCACCGCCCTCGCCGTCCGCGCGCCCCGACCCGGTCGCACGGCGCTCGCGATAGCAGTACGAATCCCGGTCGGTCACCAGGACCTATCGGGTCGCAGGCGTCTTGGCAGGTGCCATCAAGGCTCCCGCCCCTTCCCGGTGCAGATCGACATCACTCAGCTGTAGCCGTCGCTCCGGGTCTCCCCGCCCGTGGTGCGGCCGCGGGATCGTTCGGACGTTTCGGTCCATTGCGGTGATGTCACGAATGGTGGTCGACTCGGCCGCTATCGTGTCCGTCTGGCGGGCGGGGGCGTCCGGGGCGGGGGGATCGAGGCCTTGTTCGGGTTCGAGTTTCAGACGGCCAATGCGTTCGTGAAGGGGCCGTTCGTCGCCGGGGTGGGCGAGCGCCAGGTCGCCTGGCGACACACGCTTACCAAGGCGACGCTGGAGGGCGACGAGTCCCGCCGGCCGGGCGCGACCGCGGACCTGGAGTTCGTCACCCCGGCCGTCGAAGACCTGCAGAGCGCGAATGCGGCCGTGGGTGCCCTCACCGGGCTCGCCCAGGCGATCCTGGACACCAGGCCGGTCTCTGGCGGCATCCGGATTTTCAAAAAAGGCGGCCAGCTCGCCGGAGGCGTCTGGCAGGCCGACTGCGCCATCCTGATCCACGACGAGACGTTCGGCGCGCAGGCGCAGGGCACCGTCGGCGTGCCGCTGACCGGGATCGGCACGCTGCTGTCCAAGGTGTGGGCCCGGACCGCCGGGCACAGCGATTCGCATTCCCAGGTCGCCCAGGAGGAGAGCGGATTCTTCGAGTACCTGAGCACCGCGATTCCCGCCTGTCAGGAGGCCGAGAACGTGGAGGCCGCCGAGCTTTACGGTTTCCTGACCGCGTGCCATCTGTTCCTGGTCCGGGCCACCCGCGCGCCGCTGTCGTTCGTGTCCGGCGAGGACCTGACGGGGTTTCACCCGACCGAGAGCAAGGGCATCTTCGACTTCAGCGACCGCCCCGATGTCCGGGCGGCGGCGGCGCGGGTGCGCGGTCTGGAGGCGCCGCCCGAGCGCGCACTGGTGAAGGTCGGTTCCGACTCGCCGAAGGACATGTTCCAGCTCCTACACCGCACCGACTTCCACTCGATGTACCTGGCGGTGCCGGAGAAACAGCGGAAGATCATTGAAGGGCGCCCGGTCGCCGAGGCGCTGTGGCCGCCGGAATGGAGCGGCGCCGAGGCGTTCGTGTTCCCGCTGCCGTACCGGATCGAAGCCGAGGCAACGGACACTCGGGCCCGCGGCCTCGAACCGCTGACCAAGGCCGAATGGATCAACGAGAAGGCGCCCAGGCTGGAGCGCGCGCCCGTCACCTGGACGCTCGTCGACCACGGCCCCACCATCGGCGACTGGTGGACGTCGGTGCAGAAGGGCGACGTGCGCCGGGACGGTATCCCGAAGGACGCCGCCTCACCGCCGCCCGGCTTCCGCGGGCGGGACCCGAAATACCTGGCCACATTCCCCGACTCGTCCATCGAGGACAAGGCGACCTTCTACGGGATGGGTTCCTTCCCCATCGACGTCGACAAGAAGACGGGCATCCCGCTCGCCGTGTACGAGCACCGCGACCTCATGGCGGACAAGGACATCCCGCCGCAGGAGAAGCTCGGCCTCGCCCAGTGGTCGACGGTCGTCGCGGTGTTCGTCGAGCACTACGTGCCGACCCTCGGCTGACCCGCGCGGACTGCGGCCGGGTCAGCAGCTTCGTTGCCAGATCAGCGCCTTGAACATCGCGCTCCACTGGTAGGCGATGAGGTAGGGCCAGTCGCGGAAGGGCGGGTCGACGCTCACCATGATCTTCTTGCCGGCGTAGCAGCGGTCGATACGCAGCCTTGCTCGGACGTTCTGGGACCTGTCGGTAACGAAGATCATGCGCGTCCAGCCGTACCGCGCCGCGAGCCGGCCGGCCTCGCGGGCCTCACCCTGGGTCGTGAACGGGTCCGGTCGGAAACAGATCACCTTGACGTTCGGGACGGTCGGACAGTGCCGCGCGTTCGGCGTGGAGAGCGCGAGTACGGGCGCGTAGCCCGCGCGGGCCAGTTCCAGCGCGCGGTCGCGGCGGTCGCCGGCTCCGCCCAGCATCAAGATCGCATTCGCGCGGGCTGGACGGTCGGTGGGTGGGAAGACAATGATCGCCAGGGTCGCGCCGATGAACAGTATGAAGAGGACTACCAGCGCGGCTGCCGTGCGTAGGATCGCGCGCCTTGGGAACCTGCGTCGAACCGGTCCGTCGGCGACGGCGGGACCGATCGGAGCGGGTACGACCGGACGAAACTGCCGCGGGAGCCGGACCAGACTTCGGGACACACCTCACGATGTCACGCACGGTTGACACGAACCGACATCGCAACGAGACCTGACCGGCAACGGGACCCAGGTCACAGCCGGAACTCGCCGGACGCGCGGGTGCTGCGTGATCGCCCGGGTCCGAACGGGTTGGTGTAGCTCTGCGGACGGCTGGTCTATCCGAGGGCGCCAAGTCCGTCGAGGGAATCACGATCCGCCAACACTTTTTGACTCTGACGAGGAGCTCGACGAGTTCCTCGCGTTCACCTACGCCGAGCGTCGACGCGACGTCGCCTGAGCCGCGGCCACGGTCGGGCGATGTCGAGTCGTTCGCCGGCCCTGTGACGCGGGCTTGATTGTCGCGTTCCTGGCTATTTGCCCTTGAAGAGGTAGCCGTAGACGGCGTCCGCTATTGCCTGTTCGCCCTGGGCGTTCGGGTGAGCGCTGGCCGTCGTGCCCGCGCCGAGGAGTTCCACCGGATAGAGCCAGGAGTCGGTGGTACACAGCCGATGGCCGTTGAGCGTGTTGGCGGTCGAGACGAACTCGACGCCGGCCTTCCCGGCGGCCCGCTTGGCAACTCGGTCAAGGTCGTCGTTCAGCCCGACGAGTTGCACTCGCTCGGTGCTGTCCATCCACTTGCAGGTGTTGTCGCTGCGGCTCGGGAAGATGTCCGGATATCCGACGACGAGGATCCGCGCGTTCGGGGCCGCCGCCTTCACGCCCTGGTAGGCGGTCTGCAACAGGCCGGGCAGCTGGTTCTCGACGAACTGCACGCTGTTGTTGTCATGACCGGTCCAGAAGCAGCGCCACACCACGCAACTGGCGATAGTTGGCCCGAAGCCCGCGTCGTTGCCGCCGATCGTGATCGTCACGACGTCCGGATGGACCCCTGCTGACAGCAGCGACTTCAGGGCCGTGATCTGGGCCGACTGTCCGTGGAAGGCGCTCGTCAGCGAGTAGGTCTTGGCACCGGAACAGGCGAGCAGCTTCACCGTCGAGCCGGTCAGCTGCTGGCCGAGCAACCTCGGCCACGCGCTGGCGCTGCGGTGACAGGTCGCCGCGTCAGTGTCGAACGGCGCGTTGCCCTCACCCGAGGAGTACGAGTCGCCGAGGGCCACGATCGTCAGCGGCTGGTCGCGGGTCAACGGTTTCCGCGTCGACGATCCGGTGGCGGCGTTCGCGACCGTCGGGGGCTGACAGGCGGTGAGCAAGGTCGCGATGGTCACGAAGAGGCTGACGACACCCAGCGCGACGAGGCGACGAGCCCGCGCCGAAGCGGGCGCACGCAGCTGCATGGTCTCGGAGCGTAGCTGCCCAGCTCCCGGTCGGCCGTCGCGTAGCGGCCATGAGGAGGCACGTCCCGTGTCGCGTGCGAGACCGCGCGGCGTGTCTCCCGGACATAGCGGACATGTCAGCGCGAGGTCTGCTATCTGGCCGGGACCTCCAGCATCGCCGTGCATGGCGGCCGCGGATGGCCGTCAGGTGGCGGCCCCTGGGGCCGCGCTGTCCACGCTGGCGGGTCAGTACGCGCCTTCGCGCTTGACGACCGCGAACAGGGTCCGCCACAGAATGATCAGGTCGAGCGCGAGCGACCAGTTCTCGACATAGCGCAGGTCCAGCCGCACGGCCTCGTCCCAGTCGAGGTCCGAGCGCCCGCTGACCTGCCACAGGCCGGTGAGGCCGGGCCTGACCATCAGCCGGCGGTGCACGTCTCGCTCGTAGGCGGCCACCTCACGTGGCAGCGGCGGCCGTGGCCCGACCAGCGACATGGTGCCGATCAGCACGTTGAACAGCTGGGGCAACTCGTCGAGCGACCATTTGCGCAGGAAGCGGCCCACCGGAGTGACCCGAGGGTCCTCCTTCATCTTGAACAGGAGGCCGGCGCCCTCGTTGCTGGCCTGGAGCTCGACGAGCCTGTCCTCCGCGTCGGTGTACATCGAGCGGAACTTGAACATCGTGAACTCGGTGCCGCCCTTGCCGACCCGGACCTGCTTGAAGATCGCCGGGCCGCGGCTGGTGAGCCGGACCGCGAGAGCCAGACTCAGGAACAGCGGCGAGGCGAGCAGGATGACACTGAGCGCGAGGCCGCGGTCGAGCGCGGCCTTCATCAGGCGCCGGGAGCCGGTGAGCTCGGGCTCCTCGATGTGCAGCAGCGGCAGGCCGGCGACGGGCCGCAGGTGGATGCGTGGCCCGGTCACGTCGGTGATCGCCGAGGAGACGAGCACGTCGACGTCGGACCCCTCCAGCTTCCACAGCACGCGTTGTAGCTGTTCGCCGCCGAGTTGCGGGCCGATCGCCACCGCCGTCGCGTGGGCGGAGCGGATCGCGTTCTCCAGGTTGTCGGACGTGCCGATGATCGGTACGCCGGCGAGGTCGAAGCCGGCCCGGTCCGGACGGTCCGAGCTGTGCATGCCGGGAGCCCGGTCCAGGACGACCCCGACGACGTTCCAACCGGCGCCGGGGTCGCGCTTCGCGGTCCTGATCAGGTGGGCCGCGGTCTCGCCGGAGCCGACGACGACGACCCGGTGCTGGGCCTGGCCGGATCTGCGCAGGCGGTGCAGCCGCTCCCGCACGACCACGCGCCCCATGAGCGTCAGCACCAGAGCGGTGGGGAAGAGCACCGCCAGGTAGCCGCGGGCGACCTCGGCCTTCGTCGCGTAGGAGACGAGGGCCACGACCGCGACCAGGCGGACGGCGGCGTTGAGGACCCGGCGGAACTCCTCGGACCCGATCTCGAGGAAGCGGTGCTCGTAGGCCCGGTTCAGGGCCATCGTGATCACCCAGGCGATGGGCAGCAGGAGCGAGGTGATCAGGTAGGGCCGGTTGGTCGACGGCGTCTCGCCGAAGTGGACGATGCCGCCGAAGCGGATCAGGTACGCGATGCCGGTTCCCGCCAGGCACGCGGCCATGTCGGCGAACACCACCGCGCGGGCGTAGTCCCGCTCCCAGCGCAGCTCCGCCCGGTAGGGCTCGCGCGGCCCGTCGTGTGGCTGTGACGTCAGCAGGGCCTGTTCGGCGGCGCTCCGCTTCGTGGCGTGCGGGTTCCTGGGTTCCGGCGGCTTGCCGGCGAGTCGGTTGCGGAAGTTCCGCATCGAGACCCGCAGGGTGGTCTCGGTGTCCTCGACCGGTGGCTCAGCCGGAGACGGAATGATCGGAAGCGGTCCGGTCGGGGTCTTCGACGCCTTCGAAGTGATCTCCGTCATGACCGCTGCTCCCGCGCGTCGCGCGTGATGTCTCCGACTCGGGGGCCTGCGAGCGCGTCCTGGCGGCGAGGCTGGCCGTCTGGCGGGAGCAGCCACACAACCACGCGTAATCCTCCGCTCGGCGCCGACTGGTCCAACGCCGCGGGTTCCGCACTGATCCGTCCGTGCGCGGTGTCGCGACGTCTGCCCTGAAAGTACCAACACCGCCTATCCCGCTCTTTGCGGGCGGTCGCGGGGCCCGAACCGACGTCCTGCTAGTACGCGCCCTCGCGCTTGATGACGGCGAAGACGGTCTTCCAGAGGATCATGAGATCCATGGCCAGGGACCAGTTCTCCACGTAGCGCAGGTCGAGGCGGACGGCCTCGTCCGTCGGCAGGTCGGAACGGCCGCTGACCTGCCACAGGCCGGTCAGGCCGGGCTTCACCATCAGCCGCCGGTGCACGTCGTCCGCGTACTTGGCGACCTCCCGGGGCAGCGGCGGGCGCGGGCCGACCAGCGACATGCTGCCGTTGAGCACGTTGAACAGCTGTGGCACCTCGTCGAGCGACCACTTGCGCAGGAACCCGCCGGCGCGGGTGATCCGCGGGTCGTTCCGGATCTTGAACATGAACTCGTCCTCGCGCTCGTTCTGCGCGGCGAGCTCGGCCAGCCTTGCCTCCGCGTCGATGAACATCGACCGGAACTTGAACATGGTGAACTCGCGGCCGCCCCGGCCGACGCGGGTCTGCCGGAAGATCGCCGGGCCACGGCTGGTCAGTCGGACGGCGAGCGCCAGCCCCAGCAGCAGCGGAGCGAGCAACGTCAGGGCGATCAGGGCGACGCCCCGGTCCAGCAGGCCCTTCATCAGCCGGCGGGCGCCGGTGAGCTCGGGCTCCTCGATGTGCAGCAGCGGCAGGCCGGCGACCGGGCGCAGGTGGATGCGCGGGCCGGTCACGTCGGTGACGGCGGAGGAGACCAGCACGTCGACGTTGGACCCCTCCAGCGCCCACAGCGCCCGGCGTAGCCGCTCCCCGTCCAGCTGTGGGCTGATCGCGACGGTTGTCGCGTCCGTGAGCCGGATCGCCTCCGGAAGCGCCTCGGACGTCCCGACGATCGGGATGCCGAGCAGGTCAAATCCCGCACGGGCGAGCCCGTCGTGGCTGTGCCGGCCCGGTGCCCGGTCCAGGCAGACGCCGACGACGTTCCACCCGGCGCTCGGGTCCCGGCGGGCGAGCCGGACCAGCGAGGCGGCGGACTCCCCGGCGCCGACGACCAGCACCCGGTGCTGGCAGCGGCCGACCCGGCGCATCCGGTGCAGCAGCCAGCGCGCCGCGACCCGGCTGATCAGCGTGAGGAGGGTCGCCAGTGGGAAGACGATGAGCACGTAGGCGCGGGCGACCTCGAACTTCGTGGTGTACGACCCCACGGCGACCACCGCGATGAGGCGGACGGCGGCGTTGACGACCCGGCGGAACTCCTCGGAGCCGCCGCCGAGGAACCGGCCCTCGTAGGTCCGGTTCAGCGCCATCGTGAGCACCCACACGACCGGGAAGACGGCGCTGACGAGCAGGTAGGGCCGCAGCTGGGTCGGCGCCAGGTCGAAGACACCGACGTCACCGAAGCGCAGCAGGTAGGCGACCCCCGCCGCCAACGCGCCGGCGGCGAGGTCCGCGCCGATCACCAGGCGGGTGTACTTGCGCTCCCAGGAGACCTGGGCCCGGTAGGGCTCCCGGAGGGACCAGCCGTCGAGGGCGGTGGCCTCGCGCCGCCGTGGCGAGCTGGCCGGCCGAGACGACCGAAGGCGGGGCAGCGGGTCGGCCCCGTCGTCCAGGTCGCCGGCGTCGTCGCTCGTCGCGGCGTCCGGTGGCCCCGGGCCGTCCGTCGTCGCCCAGGTGTCGTCCGCCGCGTCGTCGGCTGTGTCATCAGCCAGGTCGTCGTCCAGCGGCTCGTCGACGTGGGGCAGGTCAGCCGGGACGACGTCGACGAGGCCGTCACTCGGCAGGGCTGGCTCGCGCAGCCCGACGCTCTCCAGCCCGCCCTGGGGAAGCGGCAGCAGGATGGGCCCGGTCAGCGCGTTGGGGTCGGTGACGGCGTCCCCGGCCGCCTCGTCGGCCGCCGGCTCGCCGGTCGGCTGGGCGGGGACCCGTGGCTGTGCCCGCCGGGCGCCCGCGCGGGTCGAGATCGCGGGCACGTTGACGGTCGCCGCGTCGTCGCGGCGGTTCGCGTCGTCCTGACCTGCGGCGCTCAACGACAACCGCTGTCGCGGAACTCGCACCGTGGGCTCGCCATCGGTGACAGTGTCGTCGGTCTTGTCATGATCTACGGCGTTCTCGTCCATGGCGCTGAGCTCCAGCGGACTCCGGTCGGCGGCATCGGCCGTCGTGGCGCCACCCGGACGGGCCGCCCCCGCGGCCGTGTCATGGTCGGCGCCATCGGCGAGCGCGGCACCGGGGCGTTCTGCGTCGGGGTGCTCCGTGCCGGGACGATCATTATCGGATTGCCCGGCACTGGGCGGCCGGTTGTCAGTGATCGGGAGGTCTGTCGGGTCCCGCTGAGGGTCGTTTTCCACATCTCGCGCATATGTCCCGATGATGTTGACCGTTTCCGTCAACGGTGCCCCCGCCCCGCCTGTGCTGTGCCGTTTCGTCCGGATTGATGGACTGAGTCGCCAATCCTAGCTGCTCCTGGTTACGTACCAGGTCCGAGGCCTCGACCGCGGTCGATCGAAAGCGCCTGATCGTGCGACCTCGGAGCCGGCAACGGTCGAAACGACAGCTCGTTCGGGAGTCTAACTGCCGCTCATTGCCGCACCGAAGTTCTTACAGGTAACTGCGTCGCATCTTGGACTGTCCCACCCGTCGATCGCCCATGGTCTGGATGTGGTCCGGAATCCGGGCTGCCCGTGCTGCACTGATGCCCGGGTTCTCGCATCGTTGAGCGTTTCTGCGTGCTGGTAGACATTCCGGTTTTCTCGGGTTGGCTGGTCGTGGTTGGCGGCGAGGTGAAGGCGATCGGTGGTCGGGCGGTCGTCGGGTCGGCCGGTTCAGGCATTCTTGGCGAAGACGAGCCGCAGTCCGATCAGTGTCAGGTGCGGCTCGTGCACCTGGAGGGTCTCGCTCTCCTTCAGGACGAGCGGGGCGAGGCCACCGGTCGCGACGGTGGTGGCCTCCGTCCCGAGTTCGGTCCGGATCCGGCGCACCAGCCCGTCGACCTGCCCGGCCACTCCGTAGATCATCCCGGACTGCAGCGCCTCGACGGTGCCCTTGCCGATCACCGACCGCGGCGGCACCAGCTCGACCTTGCGCAGCTGGGCGGCCCTGGAGGCCAGTGCGTC is a genomic window of Pseudofrankia inefficax containing:
- a CDS encoding polysaccharide lyase — translated: MTLVVLPALAGLAACSGGRPQGGHGGSAPTPAPTASRSGPAAADEPTAPTSPLARFFGDDLVMRSRGSFNLDKVRLVSSGDRCVPTYLRVRYPAGSASQLSVRNEDAPTGGAQAYLLLKSGPTDILHLSYRVRFPAGFQFNKGGKLPGLFGGDHVAGGNIPDGSNGLSTRYMWRAGGAGEVYAYLPSSQVHGTNIGTGSWSFPPGQWVTMQQRVRLNTPGQADGSITVWMDGRQALRVDNLLFRDSGTLQIDGLFFSTFFGGGDTTWASPTDQYADFADFQVSPNYINDTMPAGCAPPGPTITPSLWPSSETSDGSGPDQ
- a CDS encoding YdcF family protein; this translates as MLGGAGDRRDRALELARAGYAPVLALSTPNARHCPTVPNVKVICFRPDPFTTQGEAREAGRLAARYGWTRMIFVTDRSQNVRARLRIDRCYAGKKIMVSVDPPFRDWPYLIAYQWSAMFKALIWQRSC
- a CDS encoding SGNH/GDSL hydrolase family protein, whose protein sequence is MQLRAPASARARRLVALGVVSLFVTIATLLTACQPPTVANAATGSSTRKPLTRDQPLTIVALGDSYSSGEGNAPFDTDAATCHRSASAWPRLLGQQLTGSTVKLLACSGAKTYSLTSAFHGQSAQITALKSLLSAGVHPDVVTITIGGNDAGFGPTIASCVVWRCFWTGHDNNSVQFVENQLPGLLQTAYQGVKAAAPNARILVVGYPDIFPSRSDNTCKWMDSTERVQLVGLNDDLDRVAKRAAGKAGVEFVSTANTLNGHRLCTTDSWLYPVELLGAGTTASAHPNAQGEQAIADAVYGYLFKGK
- a CDS encoding sugar transferase, whose protein sequence is MTEITSKASKTPTGPLPIIPSPAEPPVEDTETTLRVSMRNFRNRLAGKPPEPRNPHATKRSAAEQALLTSQPHDGPREPYRAELRWERDYARAVVFADMAACLAGTGIAYLIRFGGIVHFGETPSTNRPYLITSLLLPIAWVITMALNRAYEHRFLEIGSEEFRRVLNAAVRLVAVVALVSYATKAEVARGYLAVLFPTALVLTLMGRVVVRERLHRLRRSGQAQHRVVVVGSGETAAHLIRTAKRDPGAGWNVVGVVLDRAPGMHSSDRPDRAGFDLAGVPIIGTSDNLENAIRSAHATAVAIGPQLGGEQLQRVLWKLEGSDVDVLVSSAITDVTGPRIHLRPVAGLPLLHIEEPELTGSRRLMKAALDRGLALSVILLASPLFLSLALAVRLTSRGPAIFKQVRVGKGGTEFTMFKFRSMYTDAEDRLVELQASNEGAGLLFKMKEDPRVTPVGRFLRKWSLDELPQLFNVLIGTMSLVGPRPPLPREVAAYERDVHRRLMVRPGLTGLWQVSGRSDLDWDEAVRLDLRYVENWSLALDLIILWRTLFAVVKREGAY
- a CDS encoding sugar transferase, translated to MADDTADDAADDTWATTDGPGPPDAATSDDAGDLDDGADPLPRLRSSRPASSPRRREATALDGWSLREPYRAQVSWERKYTRLVIGADLAAGALAAGVAYLLRFGDVGVFDLAPTQLRPYLLVSAVFPVVWVLTMALNRTYEGRFLGGGSEEFRRVVNAAVRLIAVVAVGSYTTKFEVARAYVLIVFPLATLLTLISRVAARWLLHRMRRVGRCQHRVLVVGAGESAASLVRLARRDPSAGWNVVGVCLDRAPGRHSHDGLARAGFDLLGIPIVGTSEALPEAIRLTDATTVAISPQLDGERLRRALWALEGSNVDVLVSSAVTDVTGPRIHLRPVAGLPLLHIEEPELTGARRLMKGLLDRGVALIALTLLAPLLLGLALAVRLTSRGPAIFRQTRVGRGGREFTMFKFRSMFIDAEARLAELAAQNEREDEFMFKIRNDPRITRAGGFLRKWSLDEVPQLFNVLNGSMSLVGPRPPLPREVAKYADDVHRRLMVKPGLTGLWQVSGRSDLPTDEAVRLDLRYVENWSLAMDLMILWKTVFAVIKREGAY